A section of the Deltaproteobacteria bacterium CG2_30_66_27 genome encodes:
- a CDS encoding dynein regulation protein LC7 produces MSHGNFVLRETEYEALLSVLRKLLVDASAKVVFLVDKDGTLLASAGDAAGFDTTSLASLAAGNIAATGGLANLIGEKEFSILFHEGERDNMHISVVADRLILVIVFDRRSSVGLVRLRVRQATARFATVMATAVAASDAEMGGIEELTEADIESLFR; encoded by the coding sequence ATGAGCCACGGGAATTTTGTGCTCCGGGAGACGGAGTACGAGGCGCTTCTTTCGGTCCTTCGAAAATTGCTGGTGGACGCCTCCGCGAAGGTCGTCTTCCTGGTCGACAAGGACGGGACCCTCCTCGCTTCCGCCGGGGATGCCGCAGGGTTCGACACGACGTCCCTGGCCTCCCTCGCCGCGGGGAACATCGCCGCCACCGGGGGGCTCGCCAACCTCATCGGGGAGAAGGAGTTCTCCATCCTCTTCCACGAGGGGGAGCGGGACAACATGCACATCTCCGTCGTGGCGGATCGCCTCATCCTCGTGATCGTCTTCGACCGGCGCTCCTCGGTGGGCCTCGTCCGCCTGCGCGTCCGGCAAGCGACGGCGCGTTTCGCCACGGTCATGGCGACGGCCGTGGCGGCCAGCGACGCGGAGATGGGGGGGATCGAGGAGTTGACCGAGGCCGACATCGAGAGCCTGTTCAGGTGA
- a CDS encoding gliding-motility protein MglA — MSFINYSSREINCKIVYYGPGLCGKTTNLRFIYKRMNPEARGKMISLATETERTLFFDFLPLSLGEIRGFKTRFHLYTVPGQVFYDASRRLILRGVDGVVFCADSQLSRVDANEESMENLRMNLREQGYDPDRLPLVIQYNKRDLQNLASLAELHSLLNRRNVPEFESTASTGSGVFDTLKAIIKLVLIDLKRGGRR, encoded by the coding sequence ATGTCCTTCATCAACTACTCCTCGCGCGAGATCAACTGCAAGATCGTCTATTACGGGCCCGGCCTGTGCGGGAAAACGACCAACCTGCGATTCATCTACAAGCGGATGAACCCCGAGGCGCGCGGGAAGATGATCTCCCTGGCCACCGAGACGGAGCGGACCCTCTTTTTCGACTTCCTCCCGCTGTCGCTGGGCGAGATCCGCGGCTTCAAGACACGCTTCCACCTGTACACCGTTCCCGGCCAGGTCTTCTACGACGCCAGCCGCCGGCTCATCCTGCGAGGCGTCGACGGCGTCGTCTTCTGCGCCGACTCGCAGCTCTCCCGCGTGGACGCGAACGAGGAATCGATGGAGAACCTCCGGATGAACCTCCGGGAGCAGGGGTACGACCCCGACCGGCTCCCCCTGGTGATCCAGTACAACAAGCGCGACCTGCAGAACCTCGCCTCGCTGGCCGAGCTCCACTCGCTTCTCAACCGGCGCAACGTCCCCGAGTTCGAGTCGACGGCCTCCACGGGGAGCGGGGTCTTCGATACGCTGAAGGCGATCATCAAGCTGGTCCTGATCGACCTGAAACGGGGCGGACGGCGATAA